The proteins below are encoded in one region of Podarcis raffonei isolate rPodRaf1 chromosome 8, rPodRaf1.pri, whole genome shotgun sequence:
- the LOC128419075 gene encoding lysosomal protective protein-like, producing the protein MHLLFRLCAIFSVSFGLCSGTDASPDLITSLPGLSEMPTFQQWSGYLQAGSGQYFHYWFVESQGNPATDPVVLWLNGGPGCSSMEGLLAENGPFHLNDDATLYLNPNSWNKVANVLYMESPAGVGYSYATEDSPINDSQVAEDNYQALQSFFAKFPDFANNEFYVFGESYGGIYVPTLTAKIAEGSAGINLKGFGVGNGMLSYFLNDETLMEFAYYHGVFGDDLWASLNENCCDEGTCNFSSNMNSDCITAISQAYGILYGIGLNVYNLYASCWGGAHYQERYEADFSSLFHHYQFDVPVPKIGSIPGVPHCINATAMYVWLNQDEVRQALHIPSTLPDWELCSTQVSAHYQRVYRDMTPFYKYLLAQDLRALVYNGDVDMACNFLGAEKFVESLNQTVLNDYQPWYFNDQIAGFFKEYEKITFLTVKGAGHMVPQYKPGQAQKMFECFLSKASYI; encoded by the exons ATGCACCTCTTGTTCAGGTTGTGCGCCATCTTCAGTGTTTCCTTTGGCCTCTGCTCAGGGACAGATGCTTCGCCGGATCTCATCACTTCCCTGCCAGGACTGTCTGAGATGCCAACCTTCCAGCAATGGTCTGGCTATCTCCAGGCAGGATCTGGCCAATACTTCCATTACTG GTTTGTGGAGTCTCAGGGCAACCCAGCAACTGACCCCGTGGTGCTCTGGCTAAATGGGGGACCTGGCTGTAGTTCCATGGAAGGCCTCCTGGCTGAGAATGGACCTTTCCAT CTGAATGATGATGCAACACTCTACCTGAACCCCAACAGCTGGAACAAGGTAGCCAACGTGCTTTACATGGAATCTCCGGCTGGAGTTGGCTATTCCTATGCCACAGAGGACAGCCCTATCAATGACAGCCAGGTAG CTGAGGACAACTAccaggctctccagagtttctttGCTAAATTCCCAGACTTTGCAAACAACGAATTTTATGTTTTTGGGGAAAGTTATGGTGGAATCTATGTCCCTACTCTCACTGCCAAGATTGCGGAAGGATCAGCAGGAATTAACCTGAAG GGATTTGGAGTTGGCAATGGCATGCTGAGCTATTTCCTCAATGACGAGACACTGATGGAATTTGCCTACTACCATGGAGTGTTTGGAGATGA CTTGTGGGCCTCCTTGAACGAAAACTGCTGTGATGAAGGAACTTGCAACTTCTCCAGCAACATGAACAGTGATTGTATCACAGCA ATATCACAAGCCTATGGAATTCTTTATGGAATTGGCCTCAACGTGTACAACCTCTACGCATCTTGCTGGGGAGGAGCACACTACCAGGAGCGTTATGAAGCTGATTTCTCGAGCCTCTTCCACCACTACCAGTTTGATGTTCCAGTGCCA AAAATTGGCTCTATCCCAGGAGTGCCACATTGTATAAATGCCACCGCTATGTATGTGTGGCTGAACCAGGATGAAGTCCGGCAGGCTCTCCACATCCCCAGCACTCTCCCAGACTGGGAGCTCTGCAG TACACAGGTTAGCGCTCATTACCAAAGGGTGTACAGAGACATGACTCCCTTCTACAAGTATCTGCTGGCTCAGGACCTACGAGCATTGGTTTATAATGGAGACGTGGACATGGCCTGCAACTTCTTGGGGGCTGAAAAGTTTGTTGAGTCTTTAAATCAGACT GTGCTAAATGATTACCAGCCCTGGTATTTCAATGATCAGATTGCAGGATTTTTCAAGGAGTATGAGAAGATCACATTTCTCACCGTAAAG GGTGCTGGTCACATGGTTCCACAGTATAAGCCTGGACAAGCTCAGAAGATGTTTGAATGCTTCCTCTCCAAAGCCAGCTACATCTGA
- the SLC38A7 gene encoding sodium-coupled neutral amino acid transporter 7, which translates to MSEGHLGINTEHGDWEWSADAGERARLLQSPNVETGPKGNEERGPAATSKLGAVFIVVNAALGAGLLNFPAAFSMAGGVAAGITLQMCMLVFIIGGLVILAYCSQASNERTYQEVVWAVCGKVTGVLCEVAIAVYTFGTCIAFLIIIGDQQDKIIAALMKDSTGAESGHWYTDRKFTISITAFLLILPLSVPKEIGFQKYASCLSVVGTWYVTAIIIIKYIWPDENIPEEITTSPSSWMSVFNAMPTICFGFQCHVSSVPVFHSMKQPEVKPWGAVVTAAMVIALFVYTGTGVCGYLTFGSSVEQDVLMSYPSNDIPVAIARVSIIVCVLTSYPILHFCGRAVLEGLWLRYKGEAVEEDVVRERRRRLLQTVSWFLLTLLLALFIPDIGKVISLIGGLAACFIFVFPGLCLIHTKLSEIQEARPAGWWAMVSYGVFMVILGAFIFGQTTTNAIFMDLKK; encoded by the exons ATGTCTGAAGGCCACTTGGGGATCAACACCGAACATGGTGACTGGGAATGGAGTGCGGATGCTGGCGAGAGGGCCCGGCTGCTGCAGAGCCCCAATGTGGAGACGGGGCCCAAGGGCAACGAAGAGCGTGGACCTGCTGCAACCTCAAAGCTGGGAGCTGTCTTCATTGTTGTGAACGCGGCCCTGGGTGCCGGCCTCCTGAACTTCCCAGCAGCCTTCAGCATGGCAGGCGGAGTGGCTGCAGGAATCACGctgcagatg TGCATGCTGGTTTTCATCATTGGCGGCCTGGTCATCCTGGCCTACTGCTCCCAGGCTAGCAATGAGCGCACCTACCAGGAAGTGGTTTGGGCCGTGTGTGGCAAAGTCACCGGGGTGCTGTGCGAGGTGGCCATTGCTGTGTACACCTTTGGCACCTGCATTGCCTTCCTCATCATCATTGGAGATCAGCAGGACAAGA TAATTGCAGCATTAATGAAGGACTCCACAGGGGCAGAGAGCGGCCACTGGTACACAGACCGCAAGTTCACCATCAGCATCACGGCCTTCTTGCTCATCCTTCCCCTCTCAGTGCCCAAGGAGATCGGCTTCCAGAAATACGCCAG cTGCTTGAGTGTTGTCGGGACCTGGTATGTCACAGCCATCATAATTATCAAATATATTTGGCCTGATGAGAACATCCCAGAGGAAATTACAACAAG CCCCTCCTCTTGGATGTCTGTCTTCAATGCCATGCCCACCATTTGCTTTGGCTTCCAG TGCCACGTCAGTAGTGTGCCCGTTTTCCACAGCATGAAGCAACCAGAGGTGAAGCCATGGGGGGCTGTTGTGACAGCAGCCATGGTCATTGCTCTTTTTGTCTACACGGGCACAG GAGTCTGTGGATACTTGACGTTTGGGTCCAGTGTGGAACAGGATGTGCTCATGTCCTACCCCTCCAACGACATCCCAGTCGCCATTGCCCGGGTTTCCATCATTGTCTGTGTTCTCACTTCCTACCCGATCCTGCATTTCTGTGGCCG GGCTGTGCTGGAAGGCCTCTGGCTGCGCTACAAGGGGGAGGCGGTTGAAGAAGACGTCGTGCGGGAGAGGAGGCGGCGCCTCTTGCAGACCGTCAGCTGGTTCCTCCTCACCCTCCTCCTGGCCTTGTTCATTCCTGACATTGGCAAAGTCATCTCTCTCATTGGGGGCCTGGCTGCCTGCTTCATCTTTGTTTTCCCAG GACTCTGCCTCATCCACACCAAACTCTCCGAAATACAAGAGGCCAGACCAGCCGG CTGGTGGGCGATGGTGAGCTACGGCGTCTTCATGGTTATCCTTGGAGCATTTATCTTTGGACAGACAACTACCAACGCTATCTTTATGGATCTCAAGAAGTGA